From one Brachypodium distachyon strain Bd21 chromosome 4, Brachypodium_distachyon_v3.0, whole genome shotgun sequence genomic stretch:
- the LOC100822263 gene encoding cytochrome P450 76M5-like isoform X2, with product MEGPSLPWLLLATLASCISITYKLLIHGKKNPTTKTTPSRLPPGPAGIPLRGNIFDLKGELHNALARLAGVHGPVMSLKLGTTTAIVVSSTACARDVLQTHDRLLAARSISDAARALGNHERAVIWLPSSSPLWKRLRALCARHLFSAHGLEATRAAREEKARELVGCLRARAEAHEGQAVDVGRVVLSGPLNVMSNALFSEDVADLRRPAAAAQEMEMLIKDVLEELTKPNLSDLFPALAVLDLQGRRRRRRRRAAERLTKFFDFFDPIIGRRMAGGGERKDDFLDVLLQLHSEGQMSIQTVKSFLAACVAGVCRGGDVDSSLGHWEPTVRLLRID from the exons ATGGAAGGTCCATCGCTGCCATGGCTCCTCTTGGCCACCCTCGCCTCTTGTATCAGCATCACGTACAAACTCTTGATTCATGGCAAGAAAAATCCAACAACAAAGACAACACCGAGTCGACTGCCGCCAGGCCCGGCAGGGATCCCTCTCCGGGGCAACATCTTCGACCTCAAAGGTGAGCTGCACAACGCCCTGGCCAGGCTCGCCGGGGTACACGGCCCCGTCATGTCCCTGAAGCTCGGCACCACCACGGCCATCGTCGTCTCCTCCACGGCGTGCGCCCGCGACGTCCTGCAGACGCACGACCGCCTCCTAGCGGCCCGCTCGATCTCAGACGCGGCCCGGGCGCTGGGCAACCACGAGCGCGCCGTCATCTGGCTGCCGTCCAGCAGCCCGCTGTGGAAGCGGCTCCGCGCGCTGTGCGCCAGGCACCTCTTCTCGGCGCACGGCCTCGAAGCGACGCGGGCCGCGCGGGAGGAGAAGGCCAGGGAGCTCGTGGGCTGCCTCCGGGCCCGGGCCGAGGCCCACGAGGGCCAGGCCGTGGACGTGGGCCGCGTCGTGCTCTCCGGGCCGCTCAACGTCATGTCCAACGCGCTCTTCTCCGAGGACGTGGCTGACCTGCGgcgccccgcggcggcggcgcaggagatGGAGATGCTCATCAAGGACGTCCTTGAAGAGCTCACCAAGCCCAACTTGTCGGACCTCTTCCCCGCGCTGGCCGTGCTGGATCtgcagggccgccgccgccgccgccgccgccgggccgcTGAGAGGCTGACGAAGTTCTTTGACTTCTTCGATCCGATCATCGGCCGTCGGATGGCCGGTGGTGGTGAACGGAAAGATGATTTCTTGGATGTGCTGCTCCAGCTTCACTCCGAGGGTCAGATGAGCATTCAGACTGTCAAGTCATTTCTTGCG GCTTGCGTAGCCGGGGTGTGTCGGGGGGGTGATGTTGATAGCTCACTTGGTCACTGGGAGCCAACG GTCCGGCTACTCCGGATAGATTGA
- the LOC100822263 gene encoding cytochrome P450 76M5-like isoform X3 → MEGPSLPWLLLATLASCISITYKLLIHGKKNPTTKTTPSRLPPGPAGIPLRGNIFDLKGELHNALARLAGVHGPVMSLKLGTTTAIVVSSTACARDVLQTHDRLLAARSISDAARALGNHERAVIWLPSSSPLWKRLRALCARHLFSAHGLEATRAAREEKARELVGCLRARAEAHEGQAVDVGRVVLSGPLNVMSNALFSEDVADLRRPAAAAQEMEMLIKDVLEELTKPNLSDLFPALAVLDLQGRRRRRRRRAAERLTKFFDFFDPIIGRRMAGGGERKDDFLDVLLQLHSEGQMSIQTVKSFLAVRLLRID, encoded by the exons ATGGAAGGTCCATCGCTGCCATGGCTCCTCTTGGCCACCCTCGCCTCTTGTATCAGCATCACGTACAAACTCTTGATTCATGGCAAGAAAAATCCAACAACAAAGACAACACCGAGTCGACTGCCGCCAGGCCCGGCAGGGATCCCTCTCCGGGGCAACATCTTCGACCTCAAAGGTGAGCTGCACAACGCCCTGGCCAGGCTCGCCGGGGTACACGGCCCCGTCATGTCCCTGAAGCTCGGCACCACCACGGCCATCGTCGTCTCCTCCACGGCGTGCGCCCGCGACGTCCTGCAGACGCACGACCGCCTCCTAGCGGCCCGCTCGATCTCAGACGCGGCCCGGGCGCTGGGCAACCACGAGCGCGCCGTCATCTGGCTGCCGTCCAGCAGCCCGCTGTGGAAGCGGCTCCGCGCGCTGTGCGCCAGGCACCTCTTCTCGGCGCACGGCCTCGAAGCGACGCGGGCCGCGCGGGAGGAGAAGGCCAGGGAGCTCGTGGGCTGCCTCCGGGCCCGGGCCGAGGCCCACGAGGGCCAGGCCGTGGACGTGGGCCGCGTCGTGCTCTCCGGGCCGCTCAACGTCATGTCCAACGCGCTCTTCTCCGAGGACGTGGCTGACCTGCGgcgccccgcggcggcggcgcaggagatGGAGATGCTCATCAAGGACGTCCTTGAAGAGCTCACCAAGCCCAACTTGTCGGACCTCTTCCCCGCGCTGGCCGTGCTGGATCtgcagggccgccgccgccgccgccgccgccgggccgcTGAGAGGCTGACGAAGTTCTTTGACTTCTTCGATCCGATCATCGGCCGTCGGATGGCCGGTGGTGGTGAACGGAAAGATGATTTCTTGGATGTGCTGCTCCAGCTTCACTCCGAGGGTCAGATGAGCATTCAGACTGTCAAGTCATTTCTTGCG GTCCGGCTACTCCGGATAGATTGA
- the LOC100822263 gene encoding cytochrome P450 76M5-like isoform X1: MEGPSLPWLLLATLASCISITYKLLIHGKKNPTTKTTPSRLPPGPAGIPLRGNIFDLKGELHNALARLAGVHGPVMSLKLGTTTAIVVSSTACARDVLQTHDRLLAARSISDAARALGNHERAVIWLPSSSPLWKRLRALCARHLFSAHGLEATRAAREEKARELVGCLRARAEAHEGQAVDVGRVVLSGPLNVMSNALFSEDVADLRRPAAAAQEMEMLIKDVLEELTKPNLSDLFPALAVLDLQGRRRRRRRRAAERLTKFFDFFDPIIGRRMAGGGERKDDFLDVLLQLHSEGQMSIQTVKSFLAACVAGVCRGGDVDSSLGHWEPTVGRLSFLILGVLKNCSQA, encoded by the exons ATGGAAGGTCCATCGCTGCCATGGCTCCTCTTGGCCACCCTCGCCTCTTGTATCAGCATCACGTACAAACTCTTGATTCATGGCAAGAAAAATCCAACAACAAAGACAACACCGAGTCGACTGCCGCCAGGCCCGGCAGGGATCCCTCTCCGGGGCAACATCTTCGACCTCAAAGGTGAGCTGCACAACGCCCTGGCCAGGCTCGCCGGGGTACACGGCCCCGTCATGTCCCTGAAGCTCGGCACCACCACGGCCATCGTCGTCTCCTCCACGGCGTGCGCCCGCGACGTCCTGCAGACGCACGACCGCCTCCTAGCGGCCCGCTCGATCTCAGACGCGGCCCGGGCGCTGGGCAACCACGAGCGCGCCGTCATCTGGCTGCCGTCCAGCAGCCCGCTGTGGAAGCGGCTCCGCGCGCTGTGCGCCAGGCACCTCTTCTCGGCGCACGGCCTCGAAGCGACGCGGGCCGCGCGGGAGGAGAAGGCCAGGGAGCTCGTGGGCTGCCTCCGGGCCCGGGCCGAGGCCCACGAGGGCCAGGCCGTGGACGTGGGCCGCGTCGTGCTCTCCGGGCCGCTCAACGTCATGTCCAACGCGCTCTTCTCCGAGGACGTGGCTGACCTGCGgcgccccgcggcggcggcgcaggagatGGAGATGCTCATCAAGGACGTCCTTGAAGAGCTCACCAAGCCCAACTTGTCGGACCTCTTCCCCGCGCTGGCCGTGCTGGATCtgcagggccgccgccgccgccgccgccgccgggccgcTGAGAGGCTGACGAAGTTCTTTGACTTCTTCGATCCGATCATCGGCCGTCGGATGGCCGGTGGTGGTGAACGGAAAGATGATTTCTTGGATGTGCTGCTCCAGCTTCACTCCGAGGGTCAGATGAGCATTCAGACTGTCAAGTCATTTCTTGCG GCTTGCGTAGCCGGGGTGTGTCGGGGGGGTGATGTTGATAGCTCACTTGGTCACTGGGAGCCAACGGTTGGTCGCTTGTCATTTCTTATTTTAGGAGTACTTAAAAATTGTTCGCAGGCTTAG
- the LOC100834550 gene encoding protein TIC 22-like, chloroplastic, with product MPFDFPWLKNPAATSTPNPNPSKPSNPNPFLAIQAHLTSFLSSLPLPRALPPPWARIPSSSSSPVALPVAEIEDRLSGVPVYALANSSQEFVLVSKTHGGGAEGESSGARPPPALGVLCFRREDADALLAQMDGTMRAGSTVVPVALNKVIQLKSDGVAFRFLPDFTQVANAMKLMQDEGQLVNEGFLGVPVFQSRSLVLMSDSKRCRPVFFRKEDLDNSLHRASRDQQKPNPVRIGDTQVSSLEDMITSMKDSSSSTWDDVVFIPPGFDLATGSK from the exons ATGCCTTTCGATTTCCCATGGCTCAAGaaccccgccgccacctcgaCTCCAAACCCTAATCCTTCGAAACCCAGCAACCCCAACCCTTTCCTCGCCATCCAAGCCCATCTcacctccttcctctcctctcttcccCTCCCACGGGCCCTCCCACCGCCATGGGCTCgcatcccctcctcctcctcctcgccggtggCCCTGCCAGTTGCCGAGATCGAGGACCGGCTCTCCGGGGTACCCGTTTACGCGCTCGCGAACTCCTCCCAGGAGTTTGTGCTCGTGTCGAAAACCCACGGAGGCGGGGCTGAGGGCGAGAGCAGTGGtgcgaggccgccgccggcgctcgggGTGCTCTGCTTCCGGAGGGAGGACGCCGACGCTCTCCTGGCACAAATGGACGGCACTATGCGGGCCGGCTCAACCGTTGTTCCTGTTGCGCTCAACAAG GTTATCCAACTTAAGTCTGATGGTGTGGCGTTTAGGTTTCTTCCTGATTTTACTCAAGTGGCTAATGCAATGAAG TTGATGCAAGATGAAGGGCAGTTAGTTAATGAGGGCTTTCTAGGAGTTCCAGTTTTCCAG TCCAGGAGCCTTGTCCTGATGAGTGATAGCAAGAGATGCCGTCCAGTTTTCTTTCGAAAG GAGGACTTGGATAACTCACTGCACCGAGCATCTCGTGACCAGCAAAAGCCTAACCCTGTTAGGATCGGTGACACTCAG GTTTCTTCGTTGGAAGATATGATCACATCTATGAAG GATAGCTCCTCCTCGACATGGGATGATGTCGTTTTTATTCCTCCGGGATTCGACCTCGCTACTGGCTCAAAGTAG